Genomic segment of Candidatus Abawacabacteria bacterium:
TTGCTAATGATCATGATGCCTTTAGTGCAGATTATAACGGTCTAACTAAATTATTTATGGGAACTACTAATTTATGGATTTATGACGGAAACATTGTTTATAAAGATGGAACACCTTCAAATGGACTTGATGGTTATACTATCTTAAGTAATCAGCATGGTACAAGTGCAAATAGGCCATCAACGGCTCAAATAGGATATCTATATTTTGATACAACAATTGGTAAGCCCATCTGGATGAATTCACTCGGCCAATGGGTAGATGCTACTGGAACACAAGTTTAATAAGTATAATTAGAAAGGATTTTTATGATAATTACAAATACTGAAATAACTACTAAATTAGCTTATTCCCCAAACGTTTTAAGGCTTGATTATTTAAATCAAAGTATCACTGCTGATTGTTACCGTTGTCTAGTGCTTGAAGATAATAGTCTAGCTGATAGAGAAACTCTTATAATTGATCCCATAACAGGTGAAGATTTTGAAGCCATACGAAATTTTATACCACCAGCTGGTGTAACAATAGGCGAAGTTCTAGAATTTTTAGTTTATAGTCGATTTGTTGCAAAAGATAATAGTTTCCCTATTTCTCCTGAACTTTTAGCTAAATTTCAGCAATAAAATTAATTAGGGAGATGAGTATTATGACAATTAATCCAACCATTAAAGAACTTGTAAAACTGTATCAAATCTATCTTCAAACAAAAGCTAACACTGATAAAGCTTTAAATGATTTAACTTTTGCTATCTGCAAACTTGAAACCGCACCTGATAATGAAGCTACGATTAAAGAAACAATTAAATTATTTAATGTTTTAGATGTAGCGTTAGATAATAATAATGCAATTTACAATAGTGTTGAATATGCAATTATGCAGTTAGGTAAAAAATTCAAACCATCGATTCAAAACAAAAATAGTATGATCTGGCCGATGGAAGGCGTAAAAGGATCACTTTTTGGGGAGAAAAGAAGGAATTCTAAAGGGCAAGTTTATTATCATACTGGCCAGGATATAAAAAATGTGCCAGCTACAGATAAAACACCAATTGTTGCAGCAGCGATGGGAACAGTAATATTCGCAGACATGGGCACAAATACGAACCACCACAATGGATACGGTTATTGTGTAGACATCAATCATGGTTGTGGTTTAGTCACACGTTATGGCCATTGCTCAGTATTGTTTGTAAAAACGGGTGATAAAGTTATTCCAGGGCAAAAAATAGCAATAGTCGGCTCAACGGGTCATTCCACCGGTCCGCATCTACATTGGGAAGTTATTGTTGATGGCAAGCCAGTAAATCCTCTACCTTATTTACCTTCTCGTTAAATACGATTTAAAGGGCGTTTAAATGCCCTTTAAATTCGCTTTTATTTGTATTAACA
This window contains:
- a CDS encoding M23 family metallopeptidase, whose product is MSIMTINPTIKELVKLYQIYLQTKANTDKALNDLTFAICKLETAPDNEATIKETIKLFNVLDVALDNNNAIYNSVEYAIMQLGKKFKPSIQNKNSMIWPMEGVKGSLFGEKRRNSKGQVYYHTGQDIKNVPATDKTPIVAAAMGTVIFADMGTNTNHHNGYGYCVDINHGCGLVTRYGHCSVLFVKTGDKVIPGQKIAIVGSTGHSTGPHLHWEVIVDGKPVNPLPYLPSR